TCGTTTACAAGGTGCAGATATCAGCAATGAAGAAGCTGTGGCGGATTTTTGCGAATCCAATCAGCTCGATTTTGCTTTTATCCCCGAGGAAACCAACGTGCGGGATATTGGCCTTGTGGTGATGGATATGGATTCAACGCTGATCACCATCGAATGCATCGATGAGATTGCCGATATGCAAGGCATAAAAACGCAGGTTTCTGAAATTACCGCCAGCGCCATGCGCGGTGAAATCGACTTTAAAGAAAGCCTCAGCCGCCGTGTAGCGCTGCTGGCAGGCTTAGATGAAAGCGCCTTAGAGCGCGTTTACATCGAACGACTCAAGCTCATGCCTGGCGCAGAGGCCATGCTCAAAGGCTTTCAGGACGCAGGAGCCAAAACGCTATTAATTTCAGGCGGCTTTACCTTCTTTACCGAAAAACTACAAAGCAGGCTGGGGCTATCTCGCGCCATTGCCAATATTTTAGAAATTGAAAATGGCAAACTCACCGGCAAAGTCATCGGCGATATTGTAGATGCAGAGCGCAAACAAGCCGAGCTCATCAAATACCGAGAAGAGCTGGGATTACGCAGCGACCAAGTGGTTGCCATGGGCGACGGAGCCAATGATTTACCCATGCTCAAAGCAGCAGGCTTTGGCGTAGCCTGCCACGCCAAACCGTTAGTACAGCGTGAAGCGCCCTATTGCATTAATCAGGTAGGGTTAGACGGGGTATTGAATTATTTTATTTAACACTTAAAAAACACCACTGCAATTCTCATACAGTGGTGTTTTTTATTTAGCGTACTAGTTCAGTCCAAGAGCTGCGGCGGCCTTTGAGCTGGGAGTTAAGTAAAGCAGGCCCATTGTTTAAAGTGCCATCAGGATTAACCAACTTGCTATCGTCCGTTGGCGTAACAATCGTAGGCACTTGTTTTGGATCTTCAAGCATTTGGTCATTTTGGTTTTTGCCAACGGTAAGATACTGATCGGTTGATGGGTTAGAGCACAGCCAGTCTTTGCTGATATTTAAAGGCAATGTATATTGCCGCCCCACACCGCCTGCAGTACACACGTCACCACCTGGAATACTCGTAGAAAAACGGGCTGTTTCTGCCAGAACAACGGGATCATTGCTAAGCCGTGTTGACGCCGACCGAAAACTGACCCACCACAGCTAGTTCTGCCGATCCAAAATTGACCCAGGTGCTTTACTTATTCTGCTTAACTCTTGAGCAGAGGATAAAAGGTGATCACCATGGAAATGATGGGCAAAATCCGCAGGATGTATTTTCGCGATAATCTGTCGCTGCACGAAATCACCAAGCGCACGGGGCTGGCGCGTAACACTATTCGCGCTTGGGTTCGCAAACCCGCTGCCAAGGCTGAGCCGCAATACGTACGGCAGCGTAAGCCTGGCAAACTGACGCCCTATCATGCCACTCTAGAACAAGCCCTGACTGCCGACTCCTTCCGATCCAAGCAGAATCGTCGCACCGCCAAAGCCTTGTTTGAGCAGATTCAAGCTGAGGGTTATACAGGGGCTTACAGTGGCGTCACTGATTTCGTTCGTGCTTGGCGGGGCAAAGCCGGTAAGACCCCACAGGGTTTTGTGCCCTTGCAATTTGCTTTGGGCGAAGCCTTTCAATTTGATTGGAGTGAGGAGCATCTACTTATTGGTGGTATTTATCGGCGCATTCAAGTTTCCCATCTGAAATTGTGT
This genomic interval from Iodobacter fluviatilis contains the following:
- the serB gene encoding phosphoserine phosphatase SerB — its product is MFRLVIQAPEISTQNLKQLARLAGAHSIEAIHQQAFRLQGADISNEEAVADFCESNQLDFAFIPEETNVRDIGLVVMDMDSTLITIECIDEIADMQGIKTQVSEITASAMRGEIDFKESLSRRVALLAGLDESALERVYIERLKLMPGAEAMLKGFQDAGAKTLLISGGFTFFTEKLQSRLGLSRAIANILEIENGKLTGKVIGDIVDAERKQAELIKYREELGLRSDQVVAMGDGANDLPMLKAAGFGVACHAKPLVQREAPYCINQVGLDGVLNYFI